The DNA window TAAGTCATCGTTATGTCATTGACAGTTAGCACAAAAGTAGCTGCTAGACTGCTGATTGGTACCAAAAGAACATATCACTCCAGTCCTAGCATTACTCTACTGGCTTCCAGTTAGCTTCAGGATACAGTTTAAAGTTTTATTGTTTGTATTCAAGGCCTTAAATGGTCTGGCGCCATCTTACGTATGCAAACCCCTTCACCGCAAATCGACCGCTCGAACGTTGAGGTCACCACATGATCTTCTCCTGCTTGCCTCCCGGTCTCACTTAAAATGTAATGGGGATTGTGCTTTTGCAGTTTATGGTCCACAGCTGGGGAATAGTCTACCACCTCATATTAGAGCCTCTCTGAATATCTCTTCTTTCAAATCCAGTCTTAAAACATCTTTCTATTCTAGGGCTTTTCAGACATTTTGATGTTTTACTGTTTATATCTGTTTGCAGCAGTTAGTCACGTCATTGAACGTTTCATTTTGTGTATGTACTATTTTAGCTGCTTTATTCATCTTTGTGCAGCACTTTGGTAAACAaaagtgttttaaaaaatgtactttTTCTAGCCAATTTTGAGAATCAAGGCGTGTGTTTTTATACTGGTCTGTGGTTATAGTCACATGGAATCTGTTTGTTACTCCTGAATAACAGATTAAAATCATGAAGTGTGATAAAGACTTTCATCTTGTTCCAACACTGATCACAGTATATTGCAGCTCATTCTTGCTTTATTACCCCCAGATACTACACTGGACCCAACAGACCACTGAGATAGTAAATGCCTCGACTTGATAGATTTGTCAGGGATTCAATGGTACAACAAGGTGATTAACAGCATTGAGATGAAAGATTAACCTAAGAGGGGAGGGTCTGTGTGCCTTCAGTTTCTCATACAGCTACCAGCTTGGTGTTTCACATAAGGCTTTTATAGTCATGGTATCATGCGCCGGAACGAGAGCATAGAAGAGCAGGAACCCCAGGTTACTACCCCAGTCGGCTAACCAAACAAACATACTGTCATCAAAGTGAAACATACTTGCACAAAGTATTAAGGGGAGTGTACACTTATGCAACCAAAGCATTGAggtattttattttgattatatTTCACAGAAATTATTAATTTGTCTTTTACGCTATTTTATATAGTAACAACAAAAGTTTTGGTATGGGGTCTTGATTTCAGGTTTTACCTCAGATGGTGTTAGATGTTTCTCCCATAAATCACTGAGCCACTGATTAAGCAAGACATTAGTCACAATTGTATGATTTTGTAAAATCTTAAGATGTGGACAGTGTgaattgggactttgccatCCTGTTCATTTggcttcctctgccggcccctgcaggatgggctccccctttgaatctggttccttccttctagggagtttttccttgccactgtcacctctggcttgctcactggggtctttgggcagggataatgtaaagtgctttgagacaatgtaattttgtgaaacaggccccatgCAAAATAAAACTGATTGATAACTTGGTCTGTTTTAAATAAGGCATTAGATTCCAGTTATTTTCAATGTATCCAGGATAGCTACAAGTCAGACAAATGAATGTCACAGCTAAGTAGGTAAACGGCCAGCTTGCAGTGTTTGCACCATGGCGTTGCGTCCAGTCTTCCCTACTTGTGACCCACGTTCCTTAAGATAGGCTCCAAAACTCAGTGCAACCCTGTTTTGGATAAGGGCCCAGCATGAGAGTCAAAAGTCAATTTTGCAAACATAAGTTATGCTGAACCAAAGTATCATAAAACCACATTTGATAACTTCCCTATCTATTTGGAAGCAGTACAGCTACTCCTCAGAGGAGTCACAGGTTTCAGCCTTTCAACAGCTGTGGAAACAGCTACTGCAGTAATTGTATTATAACTGCATTATAACTGTTATAAATGAGTGCATTTGGCAGCTCCATGTTGGATAGTTCCTGGGTTAACCTCCGGGGGCTGCACTGGGCTGCCTGCCGTCCCAGCTTTGTCCTCTTCTGGGGGCCTTCTGCAGCAGATGCAGTTGCAGTGGGCCAGTACCACAGTAACCAGACGGTCCAGTGGCTGAAGTGAGTGCATCCAGTAGGGCAGGAAGTCCCATGTGCGCAGTACGCGGGGCAACCACCGGGGGCGCCGAGACTGCATGACATTGACGAGGGTAATAAAAAGCAATAGCACAATAAAAGGCACCCCAACACTGATCAGTGCCCACCAGCCGGCTAACGACAAGCCGAACACTACCAGTGGAAAGAAGACGAAGCAGAAAAAGATGTAGAGAACCGCAAACCAGCGGTACTTGGCAGTACAGTTTCCCAAGGCCTTGGCCAGCTGGACTGGAAAGCGCATACAAGGCAGGGTGTACCAGAGCATGATGCCGCTGACATTGAAGAAAAGGTGTACCAGGGCGATCTGGGCAGGGAGACAGCAGGCAAACACACACGAGGTAAGGGAACGCAGGGGCTAAGAGTCTGTCTTATCTTACAGGGGTGTGGCGTTTTCCAATCTAGAATTTTGTTGTTCAATTTTACTATTTGTTTACGTTCTGCATACTTTATTGACTGCTGCAAATgagaaactgagaaatgaggTCTTTCAAGAAATGCACAGCTccggaaaaaaattaagagaccactctgtattttttaaaaaaaatctgcatttttaaatcctgccttaatcatggttctgctggcagaaggctacactgcgaggcaggctaCTTCGATGGTccaagtttctaagacagcaggacacaagaataaggtgaagcaggagacactgggaaccaccaaaaaccagccaggtagagggcggaagtaactttctaatgccagagatgactgtcaacttatccggcagtgatcataaattggaggatgacctcaagtgaccttcaaaatgaatgagaaacattaaatggtgtgaagtgcactgcttgGGCAGTTCGTAACAGGCTCCTAGATGCTGGACTGAactcccataaagcaaggaagaatcaatcaaggaaaaaaacaggttggagtttgcaaaaaatacattttacacagacatattatcattatttgagaaatgagtgaaactgaaaaattCTGCGGTGGTTTCTTAATTtgtttccagagctgtatactCTTACGCTGCCCGTGATAACGTGCGACCTGAGAAGCTGCTACCTGAAGGGAGCTGCTGAGCGTGCCTGCGGGGCCAGCCAGGGCTGCCAGGATGGCAGTGGTGGTGGTTCCGATGTTGGCGCCCAGAGACAGAGGGTAAGCCCTTTCTATGCTGATCACACCAATACCTGCAGGGATCGGACCGTATGCGTCATAAAGCATCCTTGAGTGTGAGAAAAGCATTACATAAATaactgttattgttattattattgagaCATTAAGACATAAACCAGCCAGTAAGACGTGAGCATCACTCACCAACCAGAGGTGTGATCGCAGAAGTAAACACAGAGCTGCTCTGGACGACAAAGGTCATTCCTGCCCCGACAACGATGGCTAGGTAGCCCGTCACCCAACTGAAGGGGAAGGGGAAATCTGAAGGGCAGTAGGCAGAAGGAAGAAGGTGACTTTAGGGAATTTTAGGGAAAATATCACATTCTCTGATGAACATGCAGCATTGGCTCACTGGCAATATAAACACAATTTAGCAATAATCAGGTCCAAACTGCGATGGTTCTGCATTCTTTTTTATGAATAAGTAATTCAATCCTACATGTAAACAATCTCTCATGCATAAATACAGTGAAAATTCTCTTATGTGGGCATCCACAGGCAATATTTTAGCACAATATGTCCTTCTGAATGACCCCAGGGAAGAACATGAACAGATACACACTCAATAACTGGCTCAAGATCAAACAGCGTGCCTACACCTGTTGATTATTCATTGACTGAGTCGTTGTGCTGATGACAGAGTACCTGCAGATGTGCAATTATGACTCCTGATTTGCTCACCTGTGTTAATAACCTTTCTGATAGCCAAAGCCACTTGGCCTTTCAGCACCGAGTTGAGAATCTTGACAATGAGAATGAGGCAGGTACAGAGAAGCAGCAGAGATAACGCCAGAAGAATGAGGCCCACTGCCAGGTCTGGCAGGTTGGCATTGGCAAACATATGAGCACCTGAAGCAGCCAAAAGCCAGGTTATTAGTTAATGATTTATATCAAAAGTATCACTCTAATGAAAATTTACTGCAGAGATTTGGCTCCTGATCATAGTACCCTTGCCGGGATCTTCTTCGTACAGCCTGTCCCAGCAAATGTCCAGGGTTTATCAACAGCAAATTAAGCACTTTCAAAGAGTCATTTAAAGGGCACGGTTCTGGAGAGATCTCCACTCACCAATAAACATGATTATGTAACTGCAAACTATAAACCAGAGATTCAAAACCAGAGCcctaattaatattatatacatTACATTTCAGAGCATACATACACTTCTTGAGGTTGACCGTCTCCGAAACGTTCTTCAGGGTCCAAGTTAAGTTTCCGGTGACCCAGCAGAACTCAGGTGAGGTGCAGTTCTCTATGCTGAGCACAGTCACATTTTGCAAGGTCTGAAAATTAGAGGTGAAAACAAGAACATTTACAAAACCATAACAACAAAACTATGACACTGCATTGTACCACATGTGAAGATAAAGGTGACATATGTGAAATACAGAATTGTAAGCCTTGCGCTTCTCACCAAATGGAAGCAGTACAGtaaagtttttcttttctgaACTGTTATTGTGTTTATGGACTGTGGTGCTCTGTATAACCACGTAGGTATCTTTTACCTGACCAGTGTTCATTCATTCCCAATATCCTTTAAATGCTTTGCTACATTGTACTTATTATGGGAATCATATTTTTACCTATGCATTGTCATTGTGGTATGTTTATAGTATGTGTCATGTGACAGTAACATTGATCTTTACTGTCATTAGTGACTCTTCTGTTTACTGTATTGTGTGACAGTATACCATGTTTAACGTAGAGTGCTTATAATACAATCGGATCTTTTGTGCAGCAGATCTATTATGTGGGAAAGAACTATTTGGTTCCAAATTAGTTTGCTTGAATGCTGCGCCAGTCTCTGCTGCGTTTACACTACTTATTCAGATTGCTGTGCATAGTGTGTTCCTGTGATATATTACCGTGTTGGTCTCTGTTTCGCACCATATCTTGATAAGACTCCTGTTCCTGGCTGAAGAATCCCCAGTAGCAATGTCGTTTAAAACATCTTCATCCAACTaggcacaaaaaaaattaaatttcatctaATGTGGAGCAAATTTTTGGCTTTACATGTATTATGTCAGATTACTTATGTCTCTATGTACACATGGTAACCAAACATATTTTTGAAAGTCAAAGTCaattaagaataataaatatGACACCTTGCCTGGATATATATACACTGCCTCATTAACAGCTACCATTAATAaacttgaaaaataaaataatttaaggaACACAGTCCCACAAAACACAGTGCCTGAAAAATCTCTCATCAGACATCAGAATACTTTTAAAGATGGAAaaatagctaaaaaaaaaaaaaacctaatttTCTTTGCCCAGAAAACTGAAGTATACTTATTGTTCAACACAGCAAAGTACAAGGCTAGGACACCAGTGGAATGGCTATTTAACAAGAGGGTAAGCAGAGGTGGCCCAGCAGTATCCGAACCCTAAGCCCTACACCCtaagccctaaccctaagcccTACACCCTAAGCCCTACACCCTAAGCCCCAATCGTATTATAAACCTGTGACATCACCAGGAGGAGAGACTCTCACCAATGTTTACCATGACCTTTGACAGCTAAAATGGCTTTGCAAATATTCCCCAATCAGAGCATTCATTCAAAGCAAAGGTGCTTCAGTTATCCTGGGCACATGCACATGTATCAAGCCTATATCTGCTTTTCATCATTTACATAGAAAATGATATATTCTTTTACGTTGCATGCCACAGTACATCTCCCCTGGATCTCAAGAGGATATGTATGGATTCTCCATCCCTGGATGCTACGTGTTGTAACGATACGTTGGCGCCGGTAACCTGGATGACGGCGTTGGTGAGCGGGTCGGTGATAACGCTGAGCAGCTGGGGGGCTTGCTCGCCACTCTGAATGTGCAGCGAGTTCACCAGGAGGCCGGTGAGCCTGTAGAGGTACCCGGAAGCCACCTCCAGAGGCAGCAGTACCAGCACTGACAGCCAGTTGAAGAAATCGTGCACAGTGGCTCCAGCAAAGGCCCTGCAGAGAAGCGTCATATTTGACGGCATTAAAAATGTTTCCAGGAAACCAAAGTTTTCCGGGTTTAAAAACGGCGTAGTGCGTATCCTCACCGGCGAAACACATCGCGGTCTCCTGCCTGTGTCAAGGCTACGATAGTGTTGGTGACAGAAGTGCCAATGTTGGTCCCCATGATGATAGGGACGGCACTCTGGACCTGTAACACTGTGACAAAGCAGAGCCATCCTTACCGCCATACTTATTTCATACGTTTGAATGAAATTAGGGTGTCTTAGAACAGAACCATCCTTAGCACcagttatgtatatattttccCGGAGACACTAATCTGAATCATATACACGCATGCAAACCAATACATGTGACATCCGTGTCACCGTCGGTCCTGCATGCTAGTCTAACGGATACACTGCTGATAACGTTCTATACTCACAGCCAGAGGACACCATGCTGACGACGATGGAGGAGGACGTACTGGAGCTCTGTACCAAGAGCGTCACAAGAACCCCAATAACCAAGCCTGCCAGGGGGTTGGAGAGCACGGAGTTCTCCTGGAATATGTCCCCCGCAGCCTTACCTAAAAGGAACGTGAGC is part of the Paramormyrops kingsleyae isolate MSU_618 chromosome 25, PKINGS_0.4, whole genome shotgun sequence genome and encodes:
- the LOC111836779 gene encoding sodium-dependent phosphate transport protein 2B-like, producing MAPNVPSVVLGHSDVVLIEKELEADLKDQGDPWNVPELQDNGIRWSDLDRKGKATRLMVSGGKFVLLLGFLYMFVCSLDILSSAFQLVGGKAAGDIFQENSVLSNPLAGLVIGVLVTLLVQSSSTSSSIVVSMVSSGLLQVQSAVPIIMGTNIGTSVTNTIVALTQAGDRDVFRRAFAGATVHDFFNWLSVLVLLPLEVASGYLYRLTGLLVNSLHIQSGEQAPQLLSVITDPLTNAVIQLDEDVLNDIATGDSSARNRSLIKIWCETETNTTLQNVTVLSIENCTSPEFCWVTGNLTWTLKNVSETVNLKKCAHMFANANLPDLAVGLILLALSLLLLCTCLILIVKILNSVLKGQVALAIRKVINTDFPFPFSWVTGYLAIVVGAGMTFVVQSSSVFTSAITPLVGIGVISIERAYPLSLGANIGTTTTAILAALAGPAGTLSSSLQIALVHLFFNVSGIMLWYTLPCMRFPVQLAKALGNCTAKYRWFAVLYIFFCFVFFPLVVFGLSLAGWWALISVGVPFIVLLLFITLVNVMQSRRPRWLPRVLRTWDFLPYWMHSLQPLDRLVTVVLAHCNCICCRRPPEEDKAGTAGSPVQPPEVNPGTIQHGAAKCTHL